The following is a genomic window from Chryseobacterium ginsenosidimutans.
GTGACATCGCCCATTTTTTCTGTTCTGAAGTCAGAATATCACTACTTAACCTTTGATTATACTGCTTTTCGTAATAATCTCTATTATTGATAAGGAAAGGATTATGGGTTGATAAAGTTAGTACCATATTAAAATAAGGTTGTTCATGGTGAGCCTGTACTTCAAGCATCTTACCGAAAACGGCCTGATCTTCATACCCCCAGCTTTCTCCGTTGTTGGCAGGGAGTTTACGGTAAGGACTTCTGAATGATGCTTCATCAATAATATTATCTACTTCACTATACTTCAAAAACTCCCGGTATCGGTCGAATTCTATATGACCACCATAATAAAAACCTGTTTCAAAACCATTTGTTTTCAGCACATTGTAAAGATTAAAGTGATCAGGCGTTTTTTCGATTTCTAAAAATCCATTCTTTCCGAAAGGAAGAGATCCTGTCAATGATGGTAATGCTCCAAATGTTCTTCCTGCAGAGCTTAAGCTGCTTTCCCAATACAGACTTTTATTGGATAATGAATCCATAAAGGGAGTAAAATTACCAATATATCCTTTCGGAGAAGTATAGGCATGTCCAAAACCTTCCATTACTACAAAAACTAAATTGGGTACTTTTTCAGATTTTGTAAAATACGGACCCAAAAAATCAGGGGTAGTCTCTTTCCTCCAAAAAGGAAAATCTTCATTCAGCATTTCAGAATTACTCTCAAAATTCTCTCCACCACCCAACAAATCACTGATTTCCGGATGATCACTAATAAAATTATCTTCATTGGATTTAAAAAAATATCCCCATTTACTTTTTGCAGCATTTTGAACAAGCTCGTTGGCATTATTCAGGCCTTTTGATTCCAACATAGTAATAGGAATAAAGAAAGCTGCCAAACCTAGACATAAAATCACAAGACCCGGATACATAGATTTAAAGGCCGACCTACCTGCCAACCAAAAAGGAACAACTGATCCTGCCACTAAAAGGCCTAATAAGGCATAGTTCTTAAGATTAAGCATTCCGCTTGCCCGTAATATCTGTTTTATTTCTTCTTTGGTGTAAAACAAAATATCTGCTCCCAAAACGTTCCCTGTTTCTGAAAAATATAGAAACAAAATATACTGTGTAATAGCCACAAATGAAAATATAATGATGGATGATGCCTTCGCCCAGCTTTCCTTGATAAAATACAATATCATGTAAATAATACCAAAACCGAACATCAGCTGAAAGGCAAACAGGATATTTTCAAAAAAAAGATTCCCAATGATGGCAGAAGAATCAAAATCTGCGAAAAAATATCGATACCAAAGCCACTCCGCTATAATTCCCACTAAAAACAATATGCTGAAAACCGTAGCCAGAACTCCCCATCTTCTGAGCGCAATCTGTAGAATTGCCAATATTCTCTCTTTAAAAGGCAGGTTTTTGGTATTTTGATTAAAGCCCTGTCTTGTCATTTCGCCCCAGCCGTGAGATTTTTTAAAATAATCTATAAAACCATTCACCGCCGCTTTTACAACGATGGGGTGAAAATACAGCGGTTCTGAAAAAGCAGTGCCGATGAGGGCAAGAAAATCTTTTCTTTTGCTGTACACCTGATGACTTACAAGATCTACAAGTATTCCGTAGATAGAATATAGGAAGCCCATGGAAATCACCAATGCAAACAAAACCGTAAAAAAAGACCAGTTGATAATACCCAAAAGAAGAAAAACAATGAACATTATATATCCCAGAAATTCTACCAAAGGCCCTAAAAACTCAAAAAAGAACCAGTAAGGAAGGCTTATCATCCCCAATTTGCCGTATTTTGGGTTAAACATCATTTTTCTGTGCTTCCACATGGTTTCGATGGTTCCTCTCATCCATCGGTTACGTTGTTTTTTAAGAATGTCTTTGGTTTCCGGAACTTCCGTCCAGCATAGAGGATCAGGAATGGTAAGAACTTCGTAAGCTTCATTCTTCTCTTCCATATACTTCCTCATCCGTACTACCAGCTCCATGTCTTCACCTACTGTACTTTTATCGTAACCACCACATTCCAGCACGATTTTTCTATCAAAAACACCAAAGGCTCCTGAAATTAAAATAAGTCCGGAAGCACGTGACCACGCCATTCTTCCCAATACAAAAGCGCGGATATATTCCAATGCCTGAGTTTTCCCAAGCAATGTTTTAGGCATATTGACGCTTACCACTTTACCGTCTTCAATTACACAGTTGTTGGCTAAACGAATTACTCCTCCGCAGGCAATAATTTTTTTATCTGTCTGCTGCAAAAATGGTTTTGCCAGCTTCAGAATAGCGTCCTGCTCAAGGATACAGTCTACATCTATGCATACAAGATAGTCGCCGGAAGAAACATTGATCCCAACGTTCAGGGCATCAGCTTTACCACCGTTTTCTTTATCGACAACAATGAGTTTTTTAAAAGCAGGATTTTTACTTTTATAGATACCTCTTACTTTGTTTGTATCTATTTTCCCTTGTATAAAATAAGCCATAGATTCAAGATCATAGGCTTCTATTAATTTGTTTATAGAATCATCTTTACTGCCGTCATTTACAATAATAATTTCCAGATTATGATAATAAAGAGATAACAAGGAGCGTACATTTTCTACAATGGTCATTCCTTCGTTATAGGCGGGAGCAATAATACTAAAGGTCGGAGCATTTGGATTTGCTGCAATAATGCTGTAATCTGTAAATGTATTTTCTTTTTTATATCTTAAAACAGCTCCCAGCGCATAAATTCCTATCCATCCGTAAATGATCGTAACAGCTGTACCATAAAGTAAAAACAACCATATAATAGCTTCGTAAATGATGTGTGAGAATTCTATCATATTTTTTCCTGCAATGCGTATTTGATGATTTTAATTAATTCTTCAGAAGAAGTTTCATCCAGAGCCATCTGTTCTAAATATTCCTGCTGTCCTAATGAAAACAGAGCTTCAGCAGCGCATATCTTTATACCGGACTCTGTGTTATTGAGCATCTGTTCCTTCAGAAAATCGATACTACTTTTATCTTTAGAAATTTTTATTGCTTTAAGGATTTCGAGCTGAACTTCAGTAGGCTGTTCTGGATATACTTCAATAAGATCTTTAATCGTCGAAAAATTCTCCAGAGATAATAAAGTTTGTACCGTCTGTACTCTTACTTCTGTCGAAGGATGAGCCAACAATCTTGTAACCATAGGATAAACTGACAGTACCTGAAACTTTTTTAACAGTTTTAGAGTGAAAATAACCACAGAATTATTTTGGCTTTCAAGCCAGCTGTTTATTCTGTCTGCAGAATTTTCAGGAATGTAATTTATTGAAAGAAGCAGACGCAGCTGCTGCCATTCTGATATTATTGTAGGAATGGTATCTAAGTAATGTAGTCCTTCAAATCCTTTAAAATTCACCAAAGCATATTGTGCTTCCTGATATACCTGCGGTGAAGGATGCGATAAAAATCTGGAGATTTCCGGCAGGCTGTCTTCTGCATTCATGGCGGTAAGTTCCTGTATTCCTCCTGCAATTAAGTAAGGTTTCTTTTGTTGCAGCTTTTTTAATGCATCACCTTTAAGGTTGTATTCTTCAAAGAGATATTTAATTTTATTTTGGGCAACTCCTGAAAATTTCTTCTCAGAATCGACCAGTTTTTGCAAAAATAAATTTCTAAATAAAGGACTCTTACTGGCTAAAATAAAATCATGATCTGCCGATACCTCATCTTCATAAACAATTACTTTTGTGATTTTTTTATTGATTATTTCTGACCATCTTGACACGCGAACTGATATTCTGTACTGATAGAAACTGTAAATGATGACTACGATAATCAGCACAAGCACCAGTGAGAGCATTCCCAGAAAGATAAGAAAAATAAAATGTACAGAATTCAGCATCCTATGTTATTTTGGAGAAAATCTTTTTATTCTTAAAATTAATTCATTGGGACTGAAGGGTTTTACAATAAAATCGGATGCTCCTAGGTCAAAAGCATTCAGCACCACTTCTTCCTGTCCCATACTTGAAAGCATGATTACAGGTATTTGCTTACCCATTATTTTTATAGCAGATAGAATTTCAATTCCTGAGGCGAAAGGCATCATAATATCCGTTATGGCAAGATCTATGCTTTCGTTTTTCAGGGTTTCAATAGCTTCTTTACCGTTACGGCTTAAAACTACCTCATGTCCTTCTTTTAGTAATTTATGTTCTATCGTTTTTAAAATAAGTTCGTCATCTTCAGCAATTAGAATCACCATAGTCTTATTGTTTTATTGTATTAAATCTTTAATTAATTGTAATCCTATCTTTACTTCATGTATAATTTCATACTCCATAGAAGTATAATCCATGTTCTCATCAATATGGCTTTCCCAATAAGCCGTTTTTTCTGTAAGTTTTATCAAGCCGGCAGTTCCTGCAGTTCCTTTGAGCTTGTGGAGGATCTGTTTTAGATATTCGGTATTCTTTTCTTTTACCCCTATTTTTATATTTTCTTGCGCTTGGGTAAGTTCCTGTATCACTAAATTCAAAAATATTTCTTTGAAATCTTCATCATCACCCATCTGCTCCTGTAATAGACTCATATCCAAATATGTTTCCGGATTGGCAGGGCTTTCAGCTAATTCCTGAAGACCATTACCTATGTACTTTTTCAACATTTCCAACAGGTCGGACTGTCTAAGAGGCTTTGGCAGGAAATCATTCATCCCTGAATCCAGGCATTTTTCTTTTTCACCCAATACATTTCCTGCAGTAACTCCGATAATAGGAACTGTGGAATATTCCGGCAGCATTCGGATCTGTTTCGTAGCTTCTATCCCGTCCATTACAGGCATTTGTACATCCATTAATAACAGATCAAAAAACTGATCTTTGCATCGTTCCAACGCCTGAAGTCCATCGGTTGCTTCTACTAATTGCGCGTCGGGAATCAATGATTTCATCATCCTGTTATTAAGAACCATATTCACAGGATTATCATCAACAAGTAAAACATGCGGAGAATCCATAAGTGCGAAAGTCTCTTCTTTCTGCATCGATTTTTGCACAACCTTTTCTTTTTCTGAACTTTTTATTGCCCGTCGTAACGTCTTGTACAATTCTTCAGATTTAATAGGTTTAAGTAGAAAATATGAGTTTTCTTCTTTCTTGAAGGAATTGATAACATCATGTTCTTCAGAGGAAGTGTGAAGGACAACAAGAGGTGAGACTTCATTTTGCTGATCAAATAACTGCTTTATTTTCTCAATTGTTTCAAGTCCTGAGATAATCGGCATATGATAATCTACCAAAATAACATCAAACCGTTCTCCGGCTAATAATAACTGAAGAGCTTCCATTCCGTTAGCTGCAAGTACAGAATCTACATTTTTATACGCAAGCATATGCTGAAGAATAACCCTGTTTGCTTCATTATCGTCAACAATCAAAACCCTGTTGATTTTCAGTGTTTCATCTTCACTTTGGTCAGAAACTTCATCTTCATAAGGAATCTGAATATCAAAATAGAAAACAGATCCTTTCTGAAGTTCACTTTCCAGGGAAAGTTTACTTCCCATATACTTCAGAATATTATTTGAAATTGTGAGTCCGAGACCGGTTCCTCCATACTGTTTACTGATGGAGCTGTTTTCCTGAGTGAAAGCATTAAAGATATGCTTCTGTTTTTCTACAGGAATGCCAATTCCCGTATCTCTTACTGAGAACCGTAATGTAATATTTTTATCGTCTGTATTCAGTTTTTCCACTTTAAGTTCTATCTCCCCTTCTGATGTAAATTTTACAGCATTCCCGAGAAGATTGATGAGAATCTGCTTCAGTCGTGTCTCATCAAGCCAGATTGTTTTGGGTAATCCGGGTTCAATATTTAAAAGAAGCTCGATATTTTTTTTCTGAGACTGATAAAGGACCACATTGATTACCTGGCTCACCATATCATAAACATTGGCTTTTTCCACCAAAAGCTCCATTTTTCCTGATTCAATTTTGGAAAAGTCAAGAATATCGTTGATAATATTCAGCAGGTTTTCGCCTGATTCATTAATGTAATTCAGATACTGTGTCTGTATTTCATTCAGTGGAGTCTGAAGCAAGAGGTCGGAAAATCCGATAACCCCATTCAGCGGAGTTCTTATTTCATGGCTCATATTGGCGAGAAATTCAGACTTGGTTTTATTGGCAATATCTGCCATTTCCTTTGCATTTTTAAGCTCTTCGTTGATTTTTGCCGAATCTGTAATATTCTGTGCAGAAACAATAACCCCACCCATAACCTCATCTGACAGATACCATGGGCTTACTACTATATTATAATGCTGTATTCCTTCTTTATGAGGAATTTCTAAAGCCATATCTCTATTGATGTACGCTTTACCTGCCAGCGCATCTCGGTATATTTTCTTTCTTTCATCCGGCACATTGGGTGAAATAGTAAACATGTTTTTTCCGATAAGATCTGTATCATGCATGTGGAACTCATTTCTCCAACTGCTGCTTACCGATAGATAATTGAGGTCTTTATCAAACATCGCCACCGCAGTCGGAACATACGTTACAAATGATTGCAGCATGGCTTCTTTTGTAGCCAATTCGAGATAGATTTTTTTGAAGTTATCAATATCCTGGATAATCCCAAAGATTCTTGTACAGACACCATCTTCAAATTCGGGTATTCCTTTTACCCTTACCCATATCATAACTCCGTCATTACGTATAAGCTGTAATTCTGCATCGTAGGGTATGCCTTCTTCTACAGCTCTATTAAATAATATTTCAAGTTTTGTCCTGCTTTCCTGATTATAAAAACCTAATGCATTTTCAAAATCAGGCTGAAATGCATTGTCTATTTTATGTATTTCTTTAGTAGATTGCGACCAGAAAACAGTATTGGTTTTAAGGTTAACTTCCCAACCTCCTACCTGTGCCACAGCGCTCGTCTGTTCCAACATTTTTTTAGTGTACAACAAATCTTTTTCAAGTGTCATTCTTTCAGTAACATTCAGAGCTGTACTTACTACATATGGCATCCCTTCTTTGTCTGTTTCTACCAGATTATGATACATCCAGACCATTTCCTCTCCTTCCTTCGATTTTAGGATCATGGTTCCGAGATCTTCCTTGCTGCTGTTTATCCTTTCAATATACTGCTCAAGTAAAGGCCAGTTTTTCTTAGGAACAAGGTCTTTTAAATTCAACTCTTTAACTTCTTCTGCCGAGTAATGAAGTGTTTTTCTTCCTTTTTCATTAACTGCGATGATATTTCCTTCCATATCATGCATGCTCATTAATCCTATTGCATTTTCAAAAAAGCTTCTAAAGCGACGCTCTGAGCTTTCAAGCATTTGTTTTTCTTCGATCTGCTGGGTGATATTTATACCGAAACAGAAAATCTCAGAATGATTTTGATTCTGTTTTAAATACCACTCTACAATAATCGTTGAAGTATCGCTGATTTTGGTGGAGGTAGAAAATGTAACTTCCTCCTGAATATCGGGTAGCTTTTTTATAAGTAATTGCAATTCGTCATTGTCTTCGCCTAAAACGCTTAAAAAGCTTTGATTAAAAGTCTCTGTTTTATTAAAACTGAACACCTTTTCAAAGGCAGGATTAACATCCTTAAGCATAAAATTACTATCCAGAACACAAATTAGATTATTAGAAATATTGAAAGTCTGCTGAAAATATTCAGCTTCAATGTTCTTCCGTTTCCCTATGAGTAGATTTGTAACAGCAGTTCCTATTTTTTGAAGAGCGTTTATTTGATTTTCTGTTAATGTTTTAGGTTTATAGTCAATAACGCATAGAGTACCTAATGCAAACCCTTCATCATCTATAAGAGGAATTCCTGCATAAAAGCGGATTCCTCCTGCTAATATTAGCGGATTTTCAGATGATCTTTCATCTACCAAAGTATCATTGATTATTACAATCTCGCCACTCGCAATTGAATACTGGCATAAAGTACTTTTCCTGTCTACAGAATCAAAGGCAAGCCCTATACAACTTTGGATTACCTGTGTCTCACTTTCCATCATAGCAATGAGAGAAGCCGGACAGTCCGCAATCAGGCATGCTGTTTCTGCAAAAATATCTAACTGTGGGTCTTTCTTCAACTGTAAAAGGTCAAAAAACTTCAGCTTATTAATTCGTCCTTCTTCATTAGCAGGAACAGGGTATTTATCCATATAGTAGCGTATTGTTTTTTTAAAATGATATTTAAGACTAAAGATTTAATTATTGTAACTAATAATGTTATTATTTAATCATAATCCAAATTACAAATTATTTTGCACTTAACCGTTATAAATTAGGATTCATGAAATAATGTGGTACCTCCCTATTGATGGATGCTGAAAATTTATCCATTCATGGTGATTAAAACAAGCATGACTTAAAATTAAGGGAAATAATAAAAGTACATATAAGCAATTCTTTAAGCTTTTTATTCAATATTACCAGTTTTAAAAGCTCTAAAACATTATATTAAAGCCGAATTATCATTATCATTTGTGAATAATTGATCATGATTTATAAAACTAAATTTAATCTCAGTATTACTATATATCTATTTCTTATTTTTGCAAAGAATTAAACCATAATTCCTTATTCCAACAAAATGAACAATACATTTTCCGGCAATAATCAGATTGGAGTCGTTTTCAATTTTTCAGAACTTGTAAATACCAATTTCCAGGACGCTAAGAATGCAATTTGTTGGCACAGAGATCTGGTTGGAGATTATAAAGAAATTGTATCCAAACTTCAATTAAAAGAGAATATTACAGAAGTTCACGCTGAAGATCTTTTATCTCTTCAGTTATCAGAACAAGGTAATATTGCAAGGGAAATTATTTTAAATGATCTACAATTATTAACCGATTTCGGAGCATCACCTTCCCTCAATTTACTCAAAAGTTACGAACGAGATGAAGAATTCGACTTCATTTCAACAGATGTATATTCGTACCATGTCGATCATTCGCCTGTGGGCACAAGCACTTTTTTATGTACTTACTTTGGTGCTGCAAGTGATATCTTACCTAATGATCAGGCTACACAAAAAATAGTAATTCCTGAAATCCGGGAAAAGCTCAAAGAATTACACAACGGCCCGGAAGCCGTTTTTGAAACGTTTTTGAAGGATTATTATTTTGATCTCCATTATCAACCCAAGCCGAATGCCCAACCAATTAATTTAGGTTTAGGACATCTCTGGAGATTGGCAGTAGAACATCCTGGGCAACAGGTTTTACCCTGTATCCATAGAGCACCTGTCGAAAATGATGGTGAATACCGATTGCTTTTAATTTGTTAGTAAATTAAGCATCAATTTCCAAAATTCACAAAATGCGGAATGTCTGTTGCAAAACTGTTCATTGGCAAAACGTTATTTCGGTTGCTGTTAAAATCGAAAACTGAATTGTTATCGAAAGGAACGCGTGGATAATAGGTGAAAGAAATTTGAATCCTATTGAAAACCAAATACGGATTATTAATCAAAACACCAATCCCTATTTTTGTATTTGCATTGGTTTTCAACAGCTTATCATTAGGCATACCCAGCCAGCCAACTGCCGCAGTTAAATACGGACTGAAATGAAAGTTCTTCCAGGTTTTATTTATGAAAAGCTGAAGCTGATATCTTAAAACTAATTTTTGAGTTCCTATATAATCTGCGTTGTAAACAGGAAATTCGTCTGCCGAGGACAGATTAATCCTGTCTTTATACGAATAATTATGCTGCGGATTTCCTAATGCTAAAGTTGGAGAAAAGAAATGTCTTGCTTTGGCAAATTTCCAATCCATAATATTGGTAAAATAAGTTCCGTCTAAGCGGAAAGACTCGCGGTTTTGGCTATTTTCATTAAAAAATCTTCCAAACTGAGCTTTTACATTGAAATAACCAATTTTTGTAAAACTACCATAAGAGGCAGAAACCCCCGCATAAGGTATTATTTTACTGCTTCTTGATAAAAATCCACCAGTCAAATTCACCGAATTACCATAATCAACATCCTCCGGCAAATCATATTGAAAAATATTTTTCTGAACCGAAAATTTTCGCTGGATAAATCCTAAAGACATCAAAAAACTGCTGTAGGAGCTGAAATACTGGTATTGGTCGATTCCAGGGCTGTCTTTGTACTGATAATTCTGAAATCTCCCTATCAATGCGATATTACTGGATATTTTTTCACTGGGATCGGATGAAACAGGAATTTGATAACCACCCCATAAATCCTGACTGTACACTTTGATTTGAACTTCCGGAAAAGCAGTATCATTTTCTATTGGAAGCGAAACATGCCGCATAAAATATTCGAAAGTAAAACCACCTGCCCATTTAGTGAGTGGTGAGAAAAAATCTCTTCTTACATTAAAATTGATCCTTTCATTTTTAAAAAAGTCCCTTTCTCCCAAAACCTGAGCATTGATATAAGAACCAAAAAGATTATAAGCCGTATAACTTCCTAAAAAATAATCCTGCTTTTCTTTGGAATCGTTTCTATAAAGCACATCTAATTCGTGTCCCAATCCTAATACATTTTCTTCGGTAACTCCCAAACCAATTTTACTTCCGGAATAACTTACTCTCGGCTTTAGACTCCAGGAATCGAGAACTTTTACGACAATATCGATAGAATCTTTGGTAGAAGTACTGTCGGCAATACTGATATTAACCCTGTTTATAAAAGGCATTGTTCTCAGCAAACGTTCGGATTCGTAGAGTTTTTGCGCATTATATTCTTCACCTTCTTGGAAAAGCAAATAATTATTAACCGTAGAGATTCTTGTATTGGAATGCAGATGATTCGTAAACCAATCGTACCATCTGGATCTTTCTTTTTTATCTTGGGAACCATATCCAAACGGGTCGATTGTTTCTATCTTTATATTTCTGATATATTTTCCATTATAAGTATCCTGCGAAAGTTTTTCAGTTCTTGTTTTTACAGAAACCGAATCTGCCTCCCTGCGAAATATGAAACGATGAATAAATTTGGTAACTTTTCTTTTATCCGAAAATTTTTCTATCTTATAATACAGAGAATCTTTTCTTTCCTGTGCATTTAAAAAGGAAAAAAAGCTTAAAAAGAAAATAAAAATTAAAATAGATCTGCTCATCAACATCAAAAAAATTCAATAAAGTCTACTATCAATTTACAAGCCAATAAAGAATAAAATAAGGCAATATGCAGAAACCTTTCCATGTAAAATCAAAAAAGTCGTTTTTATTTTAATTTTCTCTTAAAAATATGCTGTAATGCAAAGATCATTAATTAAAACATCTTTAAGACCCAATCATCTGTAAACCTTTAGCTATTCAGATTTTTCAAATATAATAGAATTGCTTTAAGAGACTTTTCTTAAACTGGTTTAAGGAAAAAAGTATTTTCATTTTTTAATTTTGTTTAACAATAAATGAATAATCCTTGAAAATGATCTGTAAAGTAAACAAGGGTAAATATTAATCATCTAAAACTATTCTAATGGCAATTAATGGTAAAATAATAGGCGGTATAAAAATACCCGATAGTGCAATGGCGGTTCATTCAACAGAATTATTACGGGAGCATGGCAGTGAACTTTTGTATAACCACAGTTTACGCGTTTTTCTTTTTGCAGTTCTAAACGGACAACAAAATAAGCTTAAATATGACGCGGAACTTTTATACATAAGCAGTATGTTTCATGATCTTGGGCTTACATCACAATATCGCAGTGAAGACAAGAGATTCGAAATAGACGGTGCAAATGCAGCCCGCGACTTTCTGAGAAGTTATAATGTCTCTCCACAGTCA
Proteins encoded in this region:
- a CDS encoding response regulator, whose protein sequence is MDKYPVPANEEGRINKLKFFDLLQLKKDPQLDIFAETACLIADCPASLIAMMESETQVIQSCIGLAFDSVDRKSTLCQYSIASGEIVIINDTLVDERSSENPLILAGGIRFYAGIPLIDDEGFALGTLCVIDYKPKTLTENQINALQKIGTAVTNLLIGKRKNIEAEYFQQTFNISNNLICVLDSNFMLKDVNPAFEKVFSFNKTETFNQSFLSVLGEDNDELQLLIKKLPDIQEEVTFSTSTKISDTSTIIVEWYLKQNQNHSEIFCFGINITQQIEEKQMLESSERRFRSFFENAIGLMSMHDMEGNIIAVNEKGRKTLHYSAEEVKELNLKDLVPKKNWPLLEQYIERINSSKEDLGTMILKSKEGEEMVWMYHNLVETDKEGMPYVVSTALNVTERMTLEKDLLYTKKMLEQTSAVAQVGGWEVNLKTNTVFWSQSTKEIHKIDNAFQPDFENALGFYNQESRTKLEILFNRAVEEGIPYDAELQLIRNDGVMIWVRVKGIPEFEDGVCTRIFGIIQDIDNFKKIYLELATKEAMLQSFVTYVPTAVAMFDKDLNYLSVSSSWRNEFHMHDTDLIGKNMFTISPNVPDERKKIYRDALAGKAYINRDMALEIPHKEGIQHYNIVVSPWYLSDEVMGGVIVSAQNITDSAKINEELKNAKEMADIANKTKSEFLANMSHEIRTPLNGVIGFSDLLLQTPLNEIQTQYLNYINESGENLLNIINDILDFSKIESGKMELLVEKANVYDMVSQVINVVLYQSQKKNIELLLNIEPGLPKTIWLDETRLKQILINLLGNAVKFTSEGEIELKVEKLNTDDKNITLRFSVRDTGIGIPVEKQKHIFNAFTQENSSISKQYGGTGLGLTISNNILKYMGSKLSLESELQKGSVFYFDIQIPYEDEVSDQSEDETLKINRVLIVDDNEANRVILQHMLAYKNVDSVLAANGMEALQLLLAGERFDVILVDYHMPIISGLETIEKIKQLFDQQNEVSPLVVLHTSSEEHDVINSFKKEENSYFLLKPIKSEELYKTLRRAIKSSEKEKVVQKSMQKEETFALMDSPHVLLVDDNPVNMVLNNRMMKSLIPDAQLVEATDGLQALERCKDQFFDLLLMDVQMPVMDGIEATKQIRMLPEYSTVPIIGVTAGNVLGEKEKCLDSGMNDFLPKPLRQSDLLEMLKKYIGNGLQELAESPANPETYLDMSLLQEQMGDDEDFKEIFLNLVIQELTQAQENIKIGVKEKNTEYLKQILHKLKGTAGTAGLIKLTEKTAYWESHIDENMDYTSMEYEIIHEVKIGLQLIKDLIQ
- a CDS encoding response regulator transcription factor codes for the protein MVILIAEDDELILKTIEHKLLKEGHEVVLSRNGKEAIETLKNESIDLAITDIMMPFASGIEILSAIKIMGKQIPVIMLSSMGQEEVVLNAFDLGASDFIVKPFSPNELILRIKRFSPK
- a CDS encoding HEAT repeat domain-containing protein; the protein is MLNSVHFIFLIFLGMLSLVLVLIIVVIIYSFYQYRISVRVSRWSEIINKKITKVIVYEDEVSADHDFILASKSPLFRNLFLQKLVDSEKKFSGVAQNKIKYLFEEYNLKGDALKKLQQKKPYLIAGGIQELTAMNAEDSLPEISRFLSHPSPQVYQEAQYALVNFKGFEGLHYLDTIPTIISEWQQLRLLLSINYIPENSADRINSWLESQNNSVVIFTLKLLKKFQVLSVYPMVTRLLAHPSTEVRVQTVQTLLSLENFSTIKDLIEVYPEQPTEVQLEILKAIKISKDKSSIDFLKEQMLNNTESGIKICAAEALFSLGQQEYLEQMALDETSSEELIKIIKYALQEKI
- a CDS encoding sulfatase-like hydrolase/transferase; translated protein: MIEFSHIIYEAIIWLFLLYGTAVTIIYGWIGIYALGAVLRYKKENTFTDYSIIAANPNAPTFSIIAPAYNEGMTIVENVRSLLSLYYHNLEIIIVNDGSKDDSINKLIEAYDLESMAYFIQGKIDTNKVRGIYKSKNPAFKKLIVVDKENGGKADALNVGINVSSGDYLVCIDVDCILEQDAILKLAKPFLQQTDKKIIACGGVIRLANNCVIEDGKVVSVNMPKTLLGKTQALEYIRAFVLGRMAWSRASGLILISGAFGVFDRKIVLECGGYDKSTVGEDMELVVRMRKYMEEKNEAYEVLTIPDPLCWTEVPETKDILKKQRNRWMRGTIETMWKHRKMMFNPKYGKLGMISLPYWFFFEFLGPLVEFLGYIMFIVFLLLGIINWSFFTVLFALVISMGFLYSIYGILVDLVSHQVYSKRKDFLALIGTAFSEPLYFHPIVVKAAVNGFIDYFKKSHGWGEMTRQGFNQNTKNLPFKERILAILQIALRRWGVLATVFSILFLVGIIAEWLWYRYFFADFDSSAIIGNLFFENILFAFQLMFGFGIIYMILYFIKESWAKASSIIIFSFVAITQYILFLYFSETGNVLGADILFYTKEEIKQILRASGMLNLKNYALLGLLVAGSVVPFWLAGRSAFKSMYPGLVILCLGLAAFFIPITMLESKGLNNANELVQNAAKSKWGYFFKSNEDNFISDHPEISDLLGGGENFESNSEMLNEDFPFWRKETTPDFLGPYFTKSEKVPNLVFVVMEGFGHAYTSPKGYIGNFTPFMDSLSNKSLYWESSLSSAGRTFGALPSLTGSLPFGKNGFLEIEKTPDHFNLYNVLKTNGFETGFYYGGHIEFDRYREFLKYSEVDNIIDEASFRSPYRKLPANNGESWGYEDQAVFGKMLEVQAHHEQPYFNMVLTLSTHNPFLINNRDYYEKQYNQRLSSDILTSEQKKWAMSHKNQLISVLNADDALKKFFTNYSKRSDFANTIFVITGDHSMPEIVLQSKIDRFHVPLMIYSPLIEKPSKFNKIVSHFDLAPSLLAYYRNNYSIHTPSTVAWVGRGLSVGSETLTSGVPMMQSKNQLIDFVCENYYIHDEKLFTVKGLEEGESNDAAALKKIGGRFNQFKTMNSRFYSSKKLMPDSVIVNFMKKRK
- a CDS encoding DUF1826 domain-containing protein, with the translated sequence MNNTFSGNNQIGVVFNFSELVNTNFQDAKNAICWHRDLVGDYKEIVSKLQLKENITEVHAEDLLSLQLSEQGNIAREIILNDLQLLTDFGASPSLNLLKSYERDEEFDFISTDVYSYHVDHSPVGTSTFLCTYFGAASDILPNDQATQKIVIPEIREKLKELHNGPEAVFETFLKDYYFDLHYQPKPNAQPINLGLGHLWRLAVEHPGQQVLPCIHRAPVENDGEYRLLLIC